In endosymbiont of unidentified scaly snail isolate Monju, the following are encoded in one genomic region:
- the nuoE gene encoding NADH-quinone oxidoreductase subunit NuoE: MQRTRRCEDKEALFTPEIRAEIDQWVAKYPEGWKQSACMAALRIVQDANGGHLTTELMDQVADYLDMPPIAVYEVATFYSMYEHKPVGRHKICLCTNISCMINGSDSIYEHLRSRLGIGFGEVTEDGRFSLKEVECLGACGGAPMMQIGNTYYENLTPELVDQILDGLE; encoded by the coding sequence ATGCAACGTACCCGGCGCTGCGAGGACAAGGAGGCGCTGTTCACGCCCGAGATCCGCGCCGAAATCGACCAGTGGGTCGCCAAGTATCCCGAGGGGTGGAAGCAGTCGGCCTGCATGGCCGCGCTGCGCATCGTGCAGGACGCCAATGGTGGGCACCTGACCACCGAGCTGATGGACCAGGTGGCCGACTACCTCGACATGCCGCCGATCGCGGTCTACGAGGTGGCCACCTTCTATTCCATGTACGAGCACAAGCCGGTCGGTCGGCACAAGATCTGCCTGTGCACCAACATCTCGTGCATGATCAACGGCTCGGACAGCATCTATGAGCACCTGCGCTCGCGCCTGGGTATCGGTTTCGGGGAAGTGACCGAGGACGGCCGCTTCAGCCTCAAGGAGGTCGAGTGCCTCGGTGCCTGCGGTGGCGCGCCCATGATGCAGATCGGCAATACCTATTACGAGAATCTGACCCCCGAGCTGGTGGATCAAATCCTCGACGGGCTGGAGTGA
- a CDS encoding NADH-quinone oxidoreductase subunit D — MAEIRNYTLNFGPQHPAAHGVLRLVLEMDGEVIERADPHVGLLHRGTEKLAESKPYKQSIGYMDRLDYVSMMCNEHGYVLAIEKLLGIEAPIRAQYIRTLFDEITRILNHLMWLGTHALDIGAMTLFLYCFREREDLMDCYEAVSGARMHATYYRPGGVYRDLPEQMPRFEPGRFCSEKDAKIRNRAREGSLLDFIDDFADRFPGLVDEYETLLTDNRIWKQRTVGIGVVSPERARQLGFTGAMLRGSGIAWDLRKKQPYAVYDRVDFDIPVGTNGDCYDRYLVRVEEMRQSARIIKQCVAWLRENPGPVMIDDHKVASPNREEMKQSMEALIHHFKLFSEGYCPPEGEVYAAVEAPKGEFGCYIISDGANKPYRLKVRAPGFAHLAAMDEMARGHMLADVVAIIGTMDIVFGEIDR, encoded by the coding sequence ATGGCTGAGATTCGCAACTACACCCTGAACTTCGGTCCCCAGCACCCGGCGGCGCACGGGGTGCTGCGCCTGGTGCTGGAAATGGACGGCGAGGTCATCGAGCGTGCCGATCCGCACGTCGGTCTGCTGCACCGTGGCACCGAGAAGCTGGCCGAGAGCAAGCCGTACAAGCAGTCGATCGGTTACATGGACCGCCTCGACTACGTCTCGATGATGTGCAACGAGCACGGTTACGTGCTCGCCATCGAGAAGCTGCTGGGCATCGAGGCGCCGATCCGTGCGCAGTACATCCGCACCCTGTTCGACGAGATCACGCGCATCCTCAACCATCTGATGTGGTTGGGTACCCACGCGCTGGATATCGGCGCCATGACCCTGTTTCTGTACTGCTTCCGGGAGCGCGAGGATCTGATGGACTGCTACGAGGCAGTTTCCGGGGCGCGCATGCACGCCACCTACTATCGTCCGGGCGGCGTCTATCGCGACCTGCCCGAGCAGATGCCGCGCTTCGAGCCGGGCCGCTTCTGCAGCGAGAAGGATGCAAAGATCCGCAACCGCGCGCGCGAGGGTTCGCTGCTCGACTTCATCGACGACTTCGCTGATCGCTTTCCCGGCCTGGTGGACGAATACGAGACCCTGCTCACCGACAACCGCATCTGGAAGCAGCGCACCGTGGGCATTGGCGTGGTCTCGCCCGAGCGGGCACGCCAGCTCGGCTTCACCGGTGCCATGCTGCGCGGCTCGGGAATCGCCTGGGACCTGCGCAAGAAGCAGCCCTATGCTGTCTACGACCGGGTCGATTTCGACATCCCCGTGGGCACCAACGGCGACTGCTACGACCGCTACCTGGTGCGTGTCGAGGAGATGCGTCAGTCGGCACGTATCATCAAGCAGTGCGTGGCCTGGCTGCGCGAGAACCCTGGCCCGGTGATGATCGACGACCACAAGGTGGCCTCGCCGAATCGCGAGGAGATGAAGCAGAGCATGGAGGCGCTGATCCATCACTTCAAGCTGTTCAGCGAAGGCTATTGCCCGCCGGAGGGCGAGGTGTACGCTGCCGTGGAGGCGCCCAAGGGCGAGTTCGGCTGCTACATCATCTCGGACGGCGCCAACAAGCCCTACCGGCTCAAGGTCCGTGCTCCGGGCTTCGCCCACCTTGCGGCCATGGACGAGATGGCGCGCGGGCACATGCTGGCGGATGTGGTGGCCATCATCGGCACCATGGATATCGTATTCGGGGAGATCGACCGATGA
- a CDS encoding NADH-quinone oxidoreductase subunit C: MSPEERLEELQDALEELLEDFEGCSWRTEYGELTLTVPREDLLEVMRILRTRAPIAMEQCIDVCGVDYSTYGQSEWDVGDASNTGFERGVTPVRPEADPANRFAVVYHLLSLTHNVRMRVKVFLDADQPVVDSVTGIWASANWFEREAFDLFGILFAGHPDLRRILTDYGFIGHPFRKDFPLIGEVEMRYDPEQRRVIYEPVSIEPRTLVPRVIRQDFRYEDGHKPEAGEEAE; this comes from the coding sequence ATGAGTCCCGAAGAACGACTGGAAGAACTGCAAGATGCGCTCGAAGAGCTGCTCGAGGACTTCGAGGGCTGTTCGTGGCGTACCGAGTACGGCGAGTTGACGCTCACGGTGCCGCGCGAGGACCTCCTTGAGGTGATGCGCATCCTGCGTACCCGCGCGCCCATTGCCATGGAGCAGTGTATCGACGTCTGTGGCGTGGACTATTCAACCTACGGCCAGTCCGAGTGGGATGTCGGGGATGCGTCCAATACCGGTTTCGAGCGGGGGGTCACGCCCGTTCGCCCCGAGGCCGACCCGGCAAACCGTTTTGCAGTGGTCTATCACCTGCTGTCGCTGACCCACAATGTGCGCATGCGGGTGAAGGTGTTCCTCGATGCCGACCAGCCCGTGGTCGATTCGGTCACCGGCATCTGGGCCTCGGCCAACTGGTTCGAGCGCGAGGCCTTCGACCTGTTCGGCATCCTCTTCGCGGGGCACCCCGACCTGCGGCGCATTCTCACCGACTACGGTTTCATCGGGCATCCCTTCCGCAAGGACTTCCCGCTGATCGGCGAGGTGGAGATGCGCTACGACCCCGAGCAGCGGCGCGTGATCTACGAGCCGGTGTCGATCGAGCCGCGCACCCTGGTGCCGCGTGTCATCCGGCAAGACTTCCGCTACGAGGATGGTCACAAGCCCGAGGCGGGCGAAGAGGCGGAATGA
- a CDS encoding NuoB/complex I 20 kDa subunit family protein, giving the protein MGVEGILEKGFVTTTADKLINWARTGSMWPMTFGLACCAVEMMHAAASRYDLDRFGIIFRPSPRQSDVMIVAGTLVNKMAPALRKVYDQMAEPRWVISMGSCANGGGYYHYSYSVVRGCDRIVPVDIYVPGCPPTAEALLYGIIQLQNKIRRTNTIAR; this is encoded by the coding sequence ATGGGAGTAGAAGGCATCCTGGAGAAGGGTTTCGTCACCACCACGGCCGACAAGCTCATCAACTGGGCGCGCACCGGCTCCATGTGGCCCATGACCTTCGGTCTGGCCTGTTGCGCGGTGGAGATGATGCACGCTGCTGCTTCGCGCTACGACCTGGACCGCTTCGGTATCATCTTCCGTCCGAGCCCGCGTCAGTCCGACGTGATGATCGTTGCCGGTACCCTGGTCAACAAGATGGCGCCTGCGCTGCGCAAGGTCTACGATCAGATGGCCGAGCCGCGCTGGGTGATTTCCATGGGTTCCTGTGCCAACGGCGGCGGTTATTACCACTATTCGTACTCGGTGGTGCGCGGTTGCGACCGTATCGTGCCGGTGGACATCTACGTGCCCGGCTGTCCGCCCACTGCCGAGGCGCTGCTCTACGGCATCATCCAGTTGCAGAACAAGATCCGCCGCACCAACACCATCGCCCGCTGA
- a CDS encoding NADH-quinone oxidoreductase subunit A, with amino-acid sequence MLENYLPVLIFLAVGLFVGVAAIGIGFVLSPCHPDSEKLSPYECGFEAFEDSRMKFDVRYYLVAILFIIFDLEIAFFFPWAVVLDQIGWTGFWVMMLFLGVLVVGFIYEWKKGALEWE; translated from the coding sequence ATGTTGGAAAACTATCTGCCTGTCCTGATCTTCCTGGCGGTGGGCCTGTTTGTGGGCGTCGCTGCCATTGGCATCGGTTTTGTCCTCTCCCCGTGTCATCCCGACAGCGAGAAGCTTTCGCCCTACGAGTGCGGCTTCGAAGCCTTCGAGGACTCGCGCATGAAGTTCGATGTGCGCTACTATCTTGTGGCTATCCTGTTCATCATCTTCGATCTGGAGATCGCCTTCTTCTTCCCGTGGGCGGTGGTGCTCGACCAGATCGGCTGGACCGGTTTCTGGGTCATGATGCTGTTCCTCGGCGTGCTGGTCGTTGGCTTCATCTACGAATGGAAGAAGGGGGCGCTGGAATGGGAGTAG
- the secG gene encoding preprotein translocase subunit SecG has product MMETVLVVIHLLLAIGLVGLVLIQHGKGADMGAAFGSGASATVFGSAGAGNFLSRTTAVLAALFFLTSLALAWFAMQKGEQESLIEKQLAAPAVEQSVPADLPAVPEAAPPAALDRELPAVPEATAPPAAAKDDLPVVPAQQ; this is encoded by the coding sequence ATCATGGAAACCGTACTCGTCGTCATTCATCTGCTGCTGGCCATTGGCCTGGTCGGCCTGGTGCTGATCCAGCATGGCAAGGGGGCGGACATGGGCGCGGCCTTCGGCTCCGGCGCCTCGGCGACCGTGTTCGGTTCTGCGGGTGCCGGCAATTTTCTCAGCCGCACCACGGCCGTCCTGGCCGCGCTGTTTTTCCTCACCAGCCTGGCGCTGGCGTGGTTTGCCATGCAGAAGGGTGAGCAGGAGTCGCTGATCGAGAAACAGCTTGCGGCGCCGGCCGTCGAGCAGTCGGTTCCGGCTGATCTGCCCGCAGTGCCCGAGGCGGCCCCGCCGGCAGCGCTGGATAGGGAACTGCCGGCCGTACCCGAGGCGACGGCGCCTCCGGCGGCCGCGAAGGACGATCTGCCCGTAGTGCCGGCGCAGCAGTAA
- the tpiA gene encoding triose-phosphate isomerase, whose protein sequence is MRQPLVAGNWKMNGSRASIRELLDGVKAGMGEVKTAEVAVCSPHIFLCDVQQQLDGSAVAWGGQDISVHESGAYTGETAGSMLAEFGCKYVIIGHSERRTYHGETDQVVAEKFVAARKAGLVPILCIGETLEERESGITEEVVGRQIDAVIAHCGVEMLGEGVIAYEPVWAIGTGKTASPEQAQEVHAFIRGRIAAASATVAEGLRILYGGSMNPGNAAQLLAQSDIDGGLIGGASLKAADFLAIATAANA, encoded by the coding sequence ATGCGACAGCCACTGGTTGCCGGAAACTGGAAGATGAACGGCTCGCGTGCGAGCATCCGCGAGCTGCTCGACGGCGTGAAGGCCGGCATGGGTGAGGTGAAGACCGCCGAGGTGGCAGTGTGTTCGCCGCACATCTTCCTGTGTGACGTGCAGCAGCAGCTCGATGGCAGCGCCGTTGCCTGGGGCGGGCAGGACATCTCGGTGCACGAGTCCGGCGCCTACACCGGGGAGACCGCCGGCAGCATGCTCGCCGAGTTCGGCTGCAAGTATGTCATCATCGGGCATTCCGAGCGTCGCACCTACCATGGCGAGACCGATCAGGTGGTCGCCGAGAAGTTCGTCGCCGCGCGCAAGGCCGGGCTGGTGCCCATCCTGTGCATCGGCGAGACGCTGGAAGAACGTGAGTCGGGCATCACCGAAGAGGTGGTGGGTCGCCAGATCGACGCCGTGATTGCCCATTGCGGCGTGGAGATGCTGGGTGAGGGCGTGATCGCCTACGAACCGGTCTGGGCCATCGGTACCGGCAAGACTGCCTCGCCGGAACAGGCGCAGGAGGTGCATGCCTTCATCCGTGGCCGCATCGCCGCGGCGAGCGCCACGGTGGCCGAGGGGCTGCGCATCCTCTATGGTGGCAGCATGAACCCCGGCAATGCCGCGCAATTGCTGGCGCAGTCCGACATCGACGGTGGTCTGATCGGTGGTGCCTCGCTGAAAGCGGCGGATTTTCTGGCCATTGCCACTGCGGCCAACGCCTGA
- the glmM gene encoding phosphoglucosamine mutase — MGRRYFGTDGIRGRVGEWPITPEFVLKLGWAAGKVLGGGEGGKVLIGKDTRISGYLFESALEAGLAAAGVHTRMLGPMPTPGIAYLTRTLHADAGIVISASHNPHHDNGIKFFSSSGQKLPDAVEVEIEAMIDQPMDSVSSERLGKVVRLEDARGRYIEFCKATIPSRMDFQGLKIVVDCAHGATYHIAPDVFEEIGAEVIAIGVQPDGLNINDGCGATAPEAVQAAVLEHGADLGIALDGDGDRLIMLDHQGRIRDGDDILYVLARSRRRSGEMVGEVVGTLMTNLGLELALREQGIGLCRVKVGDRYIMERLVDEGWLLGGEPSGHIICLDRTTTGDGIVSALQVLAEMHETGRSLAELCEGVEKFPQVLVNVGLGEHPAEAILGASPVNAAVVEAERRMNGEGRVLLRPSGTEPLIRVMVEGGDPELVHEMADSIADEVRGICGGGH, encoded by the coding sequence ATGGGCAGACGCTATTTCGGGACCGATGGCATCCGTGGACGGGTGGGGGAGTGGCCCATCACCCCCGAGTTCGTGCTCAAGCTGGGGTGGGCCGCCGGCAAGGTGCTCGGTGGTGGCGAGGGCGGCAAGGTGCTGATCGGCAAGGACACCCGGATCTCGGGTTACCTGTTCGAGTCGGCGCTGGAGGCCGGCCTGGCCGCCGCCGGGGTGCATACCCGCATGCTCGGCCCCATGCCCACGCCCGGCATCGCCTATCTCACCCGCACCCTGCATGCCGACGCCGGTATCGTCATCAGCGCCTCGCACAACCCGCACCACGACAACGGTATCAAGTTCTTCTCGTCATCCGGCCAGAAGCTGCCTGACGCGGTGGAGGTCGAGATCGAGGCCATGATCGACCAGCCCATGGACTCGGTCAGTTCCGAGCGCCTGGGCAAGGTGGTGCGTCTGGAGGACGCACGCGGCCGCTACATCGAGTTCTGCAAGGCCACCATCCCCTCGCGCATGGACTTCCAGGGGCTGAAGATCGTGGTGGACTGCGCGCATGGCGCGACCTATCACATCGCCCCCGACGTGTTCGAGGAGATCGGCGCCGAGGTGATCGCCATCGGCGTACAGCCCGACGGGCTCAACATCAACGACGGCTGTGGCGCCACTGCTCCCGAGGCTGTGCAGGCCGCCGTGCTCGAGCACGGTGCCGACCTGGGGATTGCGCTCGACGGTGATGGCGACCGCCTGATCATGCTCGATCACCAGGGGCGTATCCGTGATGGCGACGACATCCTCTATGTGCTCGCCCGCTCGCGCCGCCGCAGCGGCGAGATGGTCGGCGAGGTAGTGGGCACCCTGATGACCAACCTGGGGCTGGAGCTGGCGCTGCGCGAGCAGGGCATCGGCCTGTGCCGGGTCAAGGTCGGCGACCGTTACATCATGGAACGCCTGGTGGACGAGGGCTGGCTGCTCGGTGGCGAGCCGTCGGGGCATATCATCTGCCTCGATCGCACCACCACTGGTGACGGCATCGTCTCGGCGCTGCAGGTGCTCGCCGAGATGCACGAGACCGGCCGCTCGCTGGCCGAACTGTGCGAAGGCGTGGAGAAGTTTCCGCAGGTGCTGGTGAACGTGGGCCTGGGCGAGCACCCGGCCGAGGCCATCCTGGGGGCCTCGCCGGTGAATGCGGCCGTGGTCGAGGCGGAGCGGCGCATGAACGGCGAGGGCCGTGTGCTGCTGCGGCCTTCCGGCACCGAACCGCTGATACGCGTGATGGTCGAGGGGGGCGACCCCGAACTGGTGCACGAGATGGCCGACAGCATCGCCGACGAGGTGCGGGGGATCTGTGGTGGCGGTCATTGA
- the folP gene encoding dihydropteroate synthase gives MPQLDLSVPRIMGILNVTPDSFSDGGRYDRLDAALYHAERMVINGADILDVGGESTRPGAQPVSEAEELDRVIPVIEALSARFDRLVSIDTSKPTVMREAVAAGAGMINDVNALRAEGAVTVAAEAGVPVCLMHMQGEPRTMQRSPHYDDVVAEVRDFLLERARICEAAGVSRQAIVLDPGFGFGKTLEHNLELLQQLPVLCASGYPVLAGISRKSMIGALTGREVDDRLAGSLAMALLALEGGARILRVHDVAETRDVLRVWTAVRERRESGEGSKGD, from the coding sequence ATGCCCCAGCTCGATCTTTCCGTTCCCCGCATCATGGGGATCCTCAACGTCACCCCCGATTCCTTTTCGGACGGCGGCCGCTACGATCGCCTGGATGCCGCGCTGTATCACGCCGAGAGGATGGTGATCAATGGCGCCGACATTCTCGACGTGGGGGGGGAATCGACGCGCCCGGGCGCGCAGCCGGTGAGCGAGGCCGAGGAACTCGACCGGGTGATCCCGGTGATCGAGGCGCTGAGCGCGCGCTTCGACAGGCTGGTCTCGATCGACACCAGCAAGCCCACGGTCATGCGCGAGGCGGTGGCCGCCGGTGCCGGCATGATCAATGACGTCAACGCCCTGCGCGCCGAGGGTGCCGTGACGGTGGCTGCCGAGGCTGGCGTGCCGGTCTGCCTGATGCACATGCAGGGCGAACCGCGCACCATGCAACGTTCCCCCCACTACGATGACGTGGTGGCCGAGGTGCGCGATTTCCTGCTCGAACGCGCCCGGATCTGCGAGGCGGCGGGGGTCTCGCGCCAGGCCATCGTGCTCGATCCGGGCTTCGGTTTCGGCAAGACGCTCGAACACAACCTGGAGCTGTTGCAGCAGCTGCCGGTGTTGTGCGCCTCTGGCTACCCGGTACTGGCCGGCATTTCGCGCAAGTCCATGATTGGTGCGCTCACCGGGCGCGAGGTGGACGACCGACTGGCCGGCAGCCTGGCGATGGCGCTGCTGGCGCTGGAGGGCGGGGCGCGTATCCTGCGCGTGCATGACGTGGCCGAGACGCGCGACGTGCTGCGCGTCTGGACGGCGGTGCGCGAAAGGCGCGAGAGTGGAGAAGGCAGCAAGGGAGACTGA
- the ftsH gene encoding ATP-dependent zinc metalloprotease FtsH, which translates to MTKNIVLWVVIAVVLMTVFNSFNVPRSTVPELSYSRFVEEMKNHNIASVTLMENGRSTIITGKTTSGARFTTTAPHDIWLVSDLLANNVDFRVKKAEEPSILWQILINWFPLFILIGLWIFFMRQMQGGGAGRGAMSFGKSKARMLTEDQVKVTFADVAGCEEAKEEVKELVDFLREPAKFQKLGGKIPKGVLMVGPPGTGKTLLARAIAGESKVPFFTISGSDFVEMFVGVGASRVRDMFEQAKKHAPCIIFIDEIDAVGRHRGAGLGGGHDEREQTLNQLLVEMDGFEGNEGVIVIAATNRPDVLDPALLRPGRFDRQVVVGLPDILGREQILKVHMRKVPLGDDVDPNVIARGTPGFSGADLANLVNEAALFAARANKRRVDMEDMEKAKDKIMMGAERKSMVMKEEEKKLTAYHEAGHAIVGLKVPAHDPVYKVSIIPRGRALGVTMFLPEEDRYSHSKERLESQISSLFGGRIAEELIFGMEHVTTGASNDIQRATDIARNMVTKWGLSERLGPLAYGEDEGEVFLGRSVTQHKALSDETAHVIDEEIRAIIDRNYERAESILREHLDKLHAMADALMKYETIDSEQIRDIMEGRDPRPPAGWGDTPDSGSPSGGAAATSDEVPPKKDGPLGDPAGQH; encoded by the coding sequence ATGACAAAGAACATCGTGCTGTGGGTGGTCATCGCGGTAGTGTTGATGACCGTCTTCAACAGCTTCAACGTGCCCCGGTCGACTGTGCCGGAGTTGTCGTATTCGCGTTTCGTCGAGGAAATGAAGAATCACAACATTGCCTCGGTGACGCTGATGGAGAATGGCCGTTCCACCATCATCACCGGCAAGACCACTTCGGGAGCACGCTTTACCACCACCGCGCCGCACGATATCTGGCTGGTGTCCGACCTGTTGGCCAACAACGTCGATTTCCGGGTGAAGAAGGCCGAGGAGCCCTCCATCCTGTGGCAGATCCTGATCAACTGGTTCCCGCTGTTCATCCTCATCGGCCTGTGGATCTTCTTCATGCGCCAGATGCAGGGCGGCGGCGCGGGGCGTGGCGCCATGTCCTTCGGCAAGAGCAAGGCGCGCATGCTCACCGAAGACCAGGTCAAGGTCACCTTCGCCGATGTCGCCGGTTGCGAAGAGGCCAAGGAAGAGGTCAAGGAACTGGTGGACTTCCTGCGTGAGCCGGCCAAGTTTCAGAAACTCGGCGGCAAGATCCCCAAGGGTGTGCTCATGGTCGGCCCGCCCGGCACCGGGAAGACCCTGCTGGCGCGCGCCATCGCCGGCGAGTCCAAGGTGCCGTTCTTCACCATTTCGGGCTCGGATTTCGTCGAGATGTTCGTCGGCGTCGGCGCCTCGCGGGTGCGTGACATGTTCGAGCAGGCCAAGAAGCACGCGCCCTGCATCATCTTCATCGACGAGATCGATGCAGTCGGCCGGCACCGCGGTGCGGGCCTGGGAGGCGGTCACGACGAGCGTGAGCAGACGCTGAACCAGCTGCTGGTGGAGATGGACGGTTTCGAGGGCAACGAGGGGGTGATCGTGATTGCCGCCACCAACCGCCCCGACGTGCTCGACCCGGCGCTGCTTCGCCCGGGCCGCTTCGACCGCCAGGTGGTGGTCGGCCTGCCCGACATCCTGGGCCGCGAGCAGATCCTCAAGGTGCACATGCGCAAGGTCCCCCTGGGTGACGATGTCGATCCCAATGTCATTGCGCGGGGTACTCCGGGCTTCTCGGGCGCCGATCTGGCCAACCTGGTGAACGAGGCAGCGCTGTTCGCGGCGCGCGCCAACAAGCGCCGGGTGGACATGGAAGACATGGAAAAGGCCAAGGACAAGATCATGATGGGCGCCGAGCGCAAGTCCATGGTCATGAAGGAAGAGGAGAAGAAACTCACCGCCTACCACGAGGCCGGGCACGCCATCGTCGGGCTCAAGGTGCCCGCGCACGACCCGGTGTACAAGGTGAGCATCATCCCGCGTGGCCGTGCCCTGGGCGTGACCATGTTCCTGCCCGAGGAGGACCGATACAGCCACAGCAAGGAGCGCCTGGAGAGCCAGATCTCCAGTCTGTTCGGCGGGCGCATTGCCGAGGAGCTGATCTTCGGCATGGAACATGTCACCACCGGTGCCTCCAACGACATCCAGCGCGCTACGGATATCGCGCGCAACATGGTCACCAAGTGGGGGCTGTCCGAGCGCCTGGGGCCGCTGGCCTACGGCGAGGACGAGGGCGAGGTGTTCCTGGGACGCTCGGTCACTCAGCACAAGGCGCTGTCCGACGAGACCGCGCACGTGATCGACGAGGAGATCCGCGCCATCATCGACCGCAACTACGAGCGTGCTGAATCCATCCTGCGCGAGCACTTGGACAAGCTGCACGCCATGGCCGATGCATTGATGAAGTACGAGACCATCGACAGCGAGCAGATTCGCGACATCATGGAAGGCCGCGACCCGCGGCCGCCGGCAGGCTGGGGTGATACCCCCGACTCCGGCTCTCCCAGCGGTGGGGCCGCCGCGACCAGTGACGAGGTGCCGCCCAAGAAGGACGGCCCGCTGGGCGATCCCGCGGGACAGCACTGA
- the rlmE gene encoding 23S rRNA (uridine(2552)-2'-O)-methyltransferase RlmE: MGRSKSSHRWMQRHVNDEYVKRSQKDGYRSRAAYKLLELQEKDRFLKPGQVVVDLGAAPGGWLQVARSVVGGKGRVIGLDLLEIDPLPGVELLQGDFLEEATLARLETLLDGRPVDVVLSDMAPNISGIAAVDQPRSMYLCELALDFCRQALREGGAFVTKVFQGEGFDDYYRDVKASFRRVVSRKPKASRPKSREVYLVAGNYHS; this comes from the coding sequence ATGGGTCGTTCGAAAAGCAGTCACCGCTGGATGCAGCGGCACGTCAACGACGAGTACGTGAAGCGGTCCCAGAAGGACGGCTATCGTTCGCGTGCGGCCTACAAGCTGTTGGAGTTGCAGGAAAAGGACCGTTTTCTCAAGCCCGGCCAGGTGGTCGTGGACCTGGGCGCGGCTCCCGGTGGCTGGTTGCAGGTGGCGCGGTCCGTGGTCGGCGGCAAGGGGCGGGTGATCGGCCTGGACCTGCTCGAGATCGATCCGTTGCCCGGTGTCGAGCTGCTGCAAGGGGATTTTCTCGAGGAAGCGACGCTGGCGCGCCTGGAGACCCTGCTGGACGGCCGTCCGGTCGATGTGGTGCTCTCGGACATGGCGCCCAACATCAGCGGCATCGCTGCGGTGGACCAGCCGCGGTCGATGTACCTGTGTGAACTGGCACTGGATTTCTGCCGCCAGGCGCTGCGCGAGGGGGGGGCCTTCGTGACCAAGGTGTTCCAGGGTGAGGGCTTCGACGACTACTACCGGGACGTGAAGGCCAGTTTCCGGCGGGTGGTCTCGCGCAAACCGAAGGCCTCGCGCCCGAAAAGCCGCGAGGTCTATCTGGTAGCCGGGAACTATCATTCGTAG
- the yhbY gene encoding ribosome assembly RNA-binding protein YhbY, with amino-acid sequence MTLSDKQIRHLRSLAHHLKPVVRVGQHGVHDTVLEELAQALDAHELIKVKIVADKAGRREIIDRLVAASGATLVQHIGQMAVFFRRNNKKPKIALPSK; translated from the coding sequence ATGACCCTGTCCGACAAGCAGATCCGCCACTTGCGCAGCCTGGCGCACCACCTCAAGCCAGTGGTGCGTGTCGGCCAGCACGGCGTCCATGACACGGTGCTGGAGGAACTGGCTCAGGCCCTCGACGCCCACGAATTGATCAAGGTGAAGATCGTGGCCGACAAGGCCGGGCGCCGCGAGATCATCGACCGCCTCGTCGCCGCCTCCGGCGCCACCCTGGTTCAGCATATCGGCCAGATGGCGGTATTCTTCAGGCGCAACAACAAGAAGCCGAAGATCGCCCTGCCCTCGAAGTGA
- the greA gene encoding transcription elongation factor GreA produces MQKTPMTLAGAEKLRAELQELKTVKRPAIIQAIAEAREHGDLKENAEYHAAREQQGFIEGRIKEIEAKLSHAQIIDVASLDAGGKVVFGATVVLLDLNTDEEKTYQIVGEDEADIKENKISVSSPIARALIGKEEGDEVTLQAPGGTHEFEILEVRYE; encoded by the coding sequence ATGCAGAAGACTCCCATGACGCTGGCCGGCGCGGAGAAACTGCGCGCCGAACTGCAGGAACTCAAGACCGTCAAGCGGCCCGCCATCATCCAGGCCATCGCCGAGGCGCGCGAGCACGGCGACCTCAAGGAAAACGCCGAATACCATGCTGCGCGCGAGCAGCAGGGCTTCATCGAGGGTCGTATCAAGGAGATCGAGGCCAAGCTGTCGCACGCGCAGATCATCGACGTGGCCTCACTGGATGCCGGTGGCAAGGTGGTGTTTGGTGCCACCGTGGTGCTGCTGGATCTCAATACCGACGAGGAAAAGACCTACCAGATCGTCGGCGAGGACGAGGCCGACATCAAGGAAAACAAGATCTCGGTGAGTTCGCCCATCGCCCGCGCCCTGATCGGCAAGGAAGAAGGCGACGAGGTCACCCTGCAGGCACCGGGCGGGACCCACGAGTTCGAGATCCTCGAGGTCCGTTACGAATAG